The following DNA comes from Phocoena sinus isolate mPhoSin1 chromosome 7, mPhoSin1.pri, whole genome shotgun sequence.
attgtggagcacaggctccggacgcgcaggctcagtggccatggctcacgggcctagccgctctgcggcatgtgggatcttcccggaccggggcacaaacctgtgtcccctgcatcagcaggcggactctcaaccactacgccaccagggaagccccttgtactattttttagattccacatagaagtgatataatatttgcctttgtctgacttacttgacttagtatgataatctctaggtccatccatgttgctacaaatgacattatttcattcttttttacggctgagtgatattctgttgtatatatgtaccacatctttatccattcatctgccgatggacacttaggttgcttcatgtcttggctattatgaatagtgctgctatgaacactggggtgcatatatcttttcaaattcgactttttccagatatatgcccaagagtgggattgctggatcactcggtaactatttttagttttttaaggaacctccatactattctccatagtggctgtatcaaattacattcctgccaacagtgcaagagggttcccttttctccaaaccctctccaacatttattatgcTAAATGACTTCTTAAAAGGGGTAatttccccacctccaccagccTAAAACTATGAACTAGGAAAAAGAAACTTGCACTGGGTATGACTATacgtatagacacacacacagaggtgctTCTGTTACAGAAGGTCACAAATGCAGGACGTGTGCCTTTCAAATGAGCTGGGCAGACATCTGGTCAAGGTGGCCAAAGGTGTATATGAAATAACCCCCAGCAGGTCCCTCCCAGATGGATCTTTATAAAGAGAGATCACCATTTGGGTGAGGAACACAGAAATGGGCACTGTTCCTGGTTCCTCATCTCCTGTCGGGGAGAACAGTGCCCTGCAGACCAATAACACTTTCACTTTGTAGCATAAAAACCAGGATTCAGAGAGGTCAGGGTGGGCCCTCCAGCAGAAACAGAGCTGAGACCCCCATCTCCCAGGTCAGTGCTACTACTCAAAGCGGGTGGGAGCATCCACAGAGGGGGGCCAGTCCACCAAGTGTTTCTGGTCTTTGAAGAGCTAAGTACCAAAACTGAGGGTAAGTGTCCTTTTAACTTTTACAGTCAGTGGACAAGGTAACTCTATGTCTTTGAATCTCATAATAAAATTGAAGGctagtattttatacttttttttttttttagattaagtTGTTTCAAACTAGTTTATTTAGGGGTTCCATTTTCACTCCTCAATAGATTTTACGTATTTCTCATATGCTTCTTCACTCATTAGTTCATCTAGTTCTGAAGAGTTACTGAGTGTCATCTTGATCAGCCAACCATCTTCATAGCAAGATCTGTTGACAAGTCCTGGATTTTTCTGCCAGAGCTTCATTAATTTCAGTTAATTCTCCTGATAGAGGAGAATAGAGTTCACTAGCAGCTTTCACACTTTCCAAAACACCAAATTCCTCGTTTGTTCAATTTTGTCCCAACTTCAGGCAGACTACAGTAAACAACATCTCCCAAAGCTTCCTGTGCAAAATTACTGATTCCCACTGTTCCAACACCGTTTTCTGCTGTTACCCATTCATGTTGGTCTGTGAATTTACGACCCGACAGCAGAGCGGGCCCGGTGCGCAGCGCCCGGACGGCGCCCGCCCGCAGTCCCCAGGGCCGCGGCGGGCAGGGCACGTTGGGCGCAGAGACGGCGCGCAGGCTGCAGACCGCGGCCCGCACGCTCCGTGCCACTCGCGGCGCCATGTGCGCAGGGGaccactttcttctttctttaatctcACTTTTTctagcaatttatttttatggtaccAGACCATGatgatttagaattttaaaaaacggttccaggcttccctggtggcacagtggttgagagtccgtctgccgatgcaggggacacgggttcgtgccccggtctgggaagatcccacatgccgtggagcggctgggcccgtgagccatggctgctgagcctgcgtggccggagcctctgctccgcaatgggagaggccacaacagtgagaggcctgcgtaccgcaaaaaaaaaaaaacaaaaaaaaaacggttcCATTTCTGCAGGCACCCAGGGTGCCCAAACTCTTCAACCAAATTGCCATGGCCaccacacccccttccccaatCCTTCCTGACTCACCCTCACCCAGGCTCTCCTGTACCTTTCACCCTTCCTTTCCAGCAGGCATCTCCCTTTAAATGGATGGTGGTAAACTTTCCGGTAGCCCCTCCAATGCATGCGCAGTGGGCACTGACTCCTGTGAGCCATCCTGAGCTCAGACCAAAAGGAAGAGTTAAAAGTAATCAGTCATCCATCCACACAGCCTAAATAACACAGGACTCCGGTCCCAGAAAGCCATCAcggtaaaagaaggaaaaaaccgtCCGTGGCCCTTACCCGCATTAATTAACCCGAGGGAGAGCCTCAGCCTACCCAACAGATGCTCTCTATCCATCACCTAAGCCTGAGACGCAAAGTAAAGGAACCTTCGCCTGTCTCCTCCAGGGAGGTCGACATACGTGGAGAGATGCCACGCCGGcttggggagaaaggagaggttACTGACAGAGTGAGTCACGTGTGCGGCATCAGGTATGATGAAGTGTATTATGGGAAGGGGACGTGGAGACGGCATTAGCTCTGTCCAGCGGGACCCATTGAACTGCCCATTACAAGGGAGCCCTGAACTAGTGGAGGAGGAGGACTTGGGGAGAAGGATTTAAACACATACACCTccttgaaaatgaatgaagagaaacCGTCTAGACGACAATGACGGGACAGTGACGTAAGGAACGAGACCATAGGAAAGGGCGGAGCCAGGCAGCACCAACCATCCCTGGAGCGATCCAGGCAGGCCACGTGTTTTAGACTTTCCAGGGACAGAAGTATGGTAATTTTAACAGACGCCAACATCGGCACCTTTCACAGTTACTAAGACGTGTCATCCACGAGTTCAGAAAGGCAGGGACTCGAGGGGGATGTAAATGAGCAACTATTCCACTAAGTCTCTGCACTTGTCTgggtatttgaaatatttaaacatttttcagtattttttttcaagtatcaCCAGGGAACAGACACATGACGCTGTTTTGAGACGTCTTGGCACAAACCGGGAATTCTGATTAGATTCAGTCCAAACCAGGCATGCCTTGGGAAGACAACTGCTCTGCTGTTCCACGTCTGGCCTGGTGACAAggggcagccccagccctgacctCTGCCCTGCACCCCACCTTTCCCTGGGGCAAACAGGGCATCGAGGTTAATCCAACATGCCCAGCTATCACTGGGCGGCAGCTGTCTAGACAGACTGCAGGCAACTCTTGGGCTTGGAGAAGGAGGGCCGAGATGGAGATCCAATGTGCACCAGAGGCAGAGGGCCGGGAAGGTGACAACCATCCTCAGCTGACTCTCTTCCCAAATCCTGTGGCCACCATCAAGAGCCTGTCCCTGCCCCACTCCAGGCAGGCCATGCAGTGGACGTGGCTGCACAGCACACAGCCACGGTCAGGCACTGACATTTCCCAAGACGTGACTAACAGCCTGGGAACCACAGAAAGAAATCTGAGCACGGACAGTGAAGGCTGTTTCATCTTAATTGCATCCAAGACTTGCCATCTAAGCCCCCATTTGTGTTACACCTCTTCCAAGATTACTCATCTTTGATGCCAACAGGAGAACGCCATGAACTTGAAAACTCCATCATCTGGATTTGTTGATGACTGTATTTCAACGCCTGCATGAgcaggataaaaagaaaatgaaaccaaatttTTCCTGCCTGTAACACCTGTTCCTTCTTGACACTCATTGGCTCGGCTCATCCTACTGCCACATGCCAGGTTGTGTACTCGCCACTGATGGTGTGAAAAGGAATAAGGCCAACCCTCGTGCTCAAGGAATGTACAGTCTAGACAGACGCACAGTGAGGAACACGCCTTCTGCTGCCCTCCTGCGCCTTAGCCTTCTCCTCTGGCAGTGTATGTTCACGAGATCTGCTGGGGTGGCTATGGTTTTAACTTCCATTTTTATCAAAACTGCATCCTTCTCTTCCGGTCAGGTCTCCAGAAATGAAACTCagagatggttctttgagaaactAAGGCATAAAAAACCAGGTACAGATCTACCAACCTATGTGAGAAACATTTTCTGACACCCATTTCCCAGCAACACCCTTTCTTACCACAAACTCTGTAGCAGAGTTAGAGTCATTTGTTTCCAGCAGCCAGTCATTTTCCTGATCTAAACCGACTCAGGGTTACACGTAAACCCAAGCCTAAAGCTGGGACAACTTCTTTCCCGTTGAATCGGAAGAAAGACAGTTTTACAAAATGGCCAGGGGAGAAGGGTGACTGCTTCTCCACACCTTCAGGAAGACCCAACCACCTCCAAAGTCCTGGGCGTTGTCAAAGTGTGGAGAGTGTGCTTTATAATCTGAAGGCTAATTTAAAAGATGGTGAGACACGCAAACTCATCTGTGATACGGCTTTCAAGTTATAAATGTCAGTGACAGCCAGTCTGCTGCGTTGGGAACTCCTCCAACAGGTTGACAGCAGCCCAATTCCATGGTTCTGGAGGAGGCTGACAGACAGCTGCTCTTTCAGTAGTTATTTTGAAAGGAGCCAAGAGGCCCTTCCAAAGGCAGCTAGGTATTGGCGCGCTGAAGGGGGAAGGTGACACCGTATCTGGTGGCAGGTAGACACAGCCCAGGAGTGCCACATGACGCCAACACGTCTGCGTGCTCCACAAAGACCGTCAACCCCACACagtgcaggaaaaaaagaaaaagaaaatcacagcagAGGAGAGGCAGAAAGATGCACATCCTTCCCAGAGCATAAGCCATTGCACCTGGGTATCAGGGACTGCAGACCCAGCTCCTACTCTTCACGATGCCAGCCTGCTACAGCCCCAGCTGCCGTGCCTGGCATCTCTTGGGAGGGCAGTGAACGGACTTCCTTATCTGTCGGCACTTCACTAGTTTCAGAACAGACCCTTGAAGATAGATGGGTTTACTTGTCTGGTCCCTGAACTGAAAACCACTCCCTTTCAGTCATGTGTGTGATGTGGAGGTAGGGGGATGTGTAAGAGGGATTAAATATGCTTGTTCTTAGACAAAGCCCTATGTCTTTAGACACGCAAAATCTCTCTGAGGTTCTGACAGAGACACTTCTTGTTTCTCTGGTTTCTCCCAGCGGGACAAACTTTCAAGGtgacagctagagagaagcctctGATAAAAGTCACATGGTCACATAATTTGAGTTCTAACTAAGGCTTTTATTCACATCAGACATTCATCTGCTTGTCAGTTGCTGGAATGGCTTTTCCTGTGATGTTGTTAGGGACAAAGTTTGTTCAAAGATCCACACACATAAGAGAAACAAGAATTATGAACGTTTCACGTTTCATTCTGCTGGTCCCATAACCGTGACACCCAAATCCTATTTGCCTGTAAAATCCAAAAATTCTGCTCCCAAGCTGAACGTCTGATTTACCAAGGTGACTCTCAAAGGTAGCTTAGACAGTGGTTTTAAGCACTCAGGACTGTTCACACAGTTAGAACAAGGAAGCACTCAGCCAAGTGCTTCCTCCGTAAAATAGGTTCATAACTGGGAGCTTAGGAAAATGTACTCCGTGAACAATTCTTTGATACAGACACAGTTCAGAGATTGGGCAGTCATTCTGAGTCACACTCTCCACTTCATTGGCTTTGCTTATTTATGTTCACACCATGATCCTCTGTGTCTGAAGGGGCCAGCCCTTCCACCTAAGAGTATCAGGCCATAATCCAGCCCAATACATTTACGTTTGATAATGACTGAGTAATAAATGACCTTCTGCTCCAGTCACTTCACTAATTCGAGGCAGATAAAACATTCTTGCCCAGCTAACCCAAAAGATAAATTCCACCAGGTTTCAACCAGATAGCCAGAGACGTACGTCTCCTTGGGATTGAGCCGCGCTAGAAGGGCAACCCCCTGGCCCTTTGGGACTGTGGTGCATTTTGATGGTTCCAAATGCTAACGTCTGACTCAAATCCTCGGTCCTCTCCCGCTAAGGGCAAATATCCCAGGTCTGTGCTTAGCCGGGTAAATATGTGCTTACTATGGTACTTACATGGCCCGATGGATCCGCCTCCAATGTCTACTACAGAGCAGTAATCACTCCTGCAATCACAagaacaaagacatttttaagtTTCTCCCCTTTAAGAACTTGATCCATTGCAAACAGACAGGCTGACAAAGAGCTTCTGCGAACTAGGCCTCTCACATTTCGGAACCCGAATGCCTTTTAAGATAAATACCGAAAAATAGCTAGGTGAGCATTCCCTATCACTTCAACACCCAGAGGCATTTATCTAAAAAATTACATTATCTCACTTGTTAGGATCCAAATCCATCCATTATTAGTTCAGCAGGAGTAAGGCTACATTCGGCAAAGATGGAGCATCTCCACTAAACCATTCTTTGTTCCAAGTCTCAGGAGGCATTAAACCAAAGCTTTTACCAATCCTAATGCTTTCCGGACTAGACTACATTAATTTATACACACAGTCTCAAGTAGGTGTAtacacatcatttaaaaaatacatagctCTATGACAAAAAACCAAGGAGTCTGCAATACGAGATAAAGCCAGTTGAATTACAAGCCTGTTCATTTAAATATAACAGATTACTTGTACCTGCTTCACCTTGAATAAAACCAGAAAAGCAGTAAAAAGCCATTTTAGAAATATATCTACTATGTGTGCTTCTGATATCACTAATATTTTCCCTCTATAAAACTcctttactgggcttccctggtggcgcagtggttgagaatctgcctgctaatgcaggggacacaggttcgagccctggtgtgggaggatcccacatgccgcggagcaactaggcccgtgagccacaactactgagcctgcacgtctggagcctgtgctcctctacaagagaggccgcaatagtgagtggcccccgcttgccacaactagagaaagccctcgcaaagaaacgaagacccaacacagcaaaaataaattaattaactaataagCTCCTACCAAcgacatcttctttaaaaaaaaaaaaaggggcttccctggtggcgcagtggttgggagtccgcctgccgatgcaggggacgcgggttcatgccccggtccgggaggatcccacgtgccgcggagcggctgggcccgtgagccatggccgctgagcctgcgtgtacggagcctgtgctctgcagcgggaggggccacaacagtgagaggcccgcgtactgcaaaaaaaaaaaaaaaaaaaaaaaaaaaaactcctttacagaaaaacaaaagggggAAAACATGTCCTTTTAACAAATACATACAGTGTGTTTCTGATATTCATGGAATTTATCAGCAGAGAATTATAAAACTGAAAGAGAGCTCaatagagagggagggaaggagagtgaaggagggagggagagggagggagggagggagggagggaaggagagggagggagggagggaaggagagggaaaggaaaagaataaagacgATGCTGAACAGACCCATCTTCAAACTAACTGCCCAGAAGTCTTCTAAGACTAGCCAACTGGTCTACTTTTTACTTAAGACCCTCATGGAAGAACATGTACCATATTCTGCTGGAAAATGTCTGaaagagttttggttttttaatacaAAGATGATTCTCTCTTTATATATGGTCTGCAGCATATAACTACCCTTCACAGCACTAACATTTGTGTCTGTGTCAACAGTCTCTGAACAATAGCAGAGGGTTGGTGCACCGGGGCAACTTACAAGAGCAGATTCAACCTGCTGTTATTCCAAATCCACCATCTCCATGAAACAGTCTGGCTTCAAATGCTTGCTAAGGAAGGGTAGAGGGCTGGAAGGAACTGAATCAATGCTGGTGACCACGGGGCCCCTTTTGTACCAGCTTCATTCTGAGATAGCTTTGAGGTGAAGGAATGGGTTACCATGATACAGAAAAAGCTACTAACTCCTGTAAGCAGCACCAAGATACATTCTCATGTAGTAGCGTCAGCTAACAAAATGAACACCCATGTGCCTCCGACTGAAATAATATCAACTTACTTTTAGTGCCTTAactcttttctgtatgttttcataAACACCTAATTTGGTGTATTACCTGGCAATTTGCCTTTGAATGTTGCGATCAAGTGCACAGGCCGTGGTGACTTAATGAATCATACCAGTAGTGACACTGGTATGATTCATAAGTCAAAATGTTCATGATGtgccaaaaggaagagaaaagttcATTACCCTTTACCTCCCCCAACGCTTTCAAATCTggattttctttaataatactCAGACTAATTAAGAACTCAATCTCAACTTCACTTTAAGAATCAGACAAGCTATTCCCTGAGTCATACGCAAACTACTGCATTACGCTTGGCTCTATACATTAGCAAAATTCGTGGTCACCAAGAAACCCAAACGCCATTCACTTTTATCCTCAGCAAAGCTTTAATGTTCAACTAATCTTAAATATCATTTCCTGCAGAGCCAGGTATATAAGATTAAAGTTTATAGCCATTTCTAGTTGCGtctatagataaagaaaatgttgaagGAAGTCCTTTCTCCTTCCTAATTTTCAAAACCAGCACCACTCCACAGCTTTCATCAAGATTTTACCCAAAGTATCTTTTCTAGGTATTAATAATAGGCTCCCTCAATCTCTTCTTGGGCTTATGCTTTGATTTTCCTCCCTTAATTATACCTAAACTTGTGAAAGCACTTGTAAATAGAGATCATGGGAATGCAATTCAATCTACAAAGAATAAGGTAGCAATCACTGGAGATAGCGAGTACCTAGGAAAATTTGGAATCCCATTTTCAACCAACCTATACccctttcattttatattttggataaaatatattataaatgacCCACAAACAAAACAATCTACTTGATGAGCTCTGCCCTCTAAAGCGGCATTCTATCAGAAGTCTGCATCTGCGTATCTTGCCTATCGCCCCTTCCCCATTCAAAGCATCTCTAAAAGTGAGCCATGGTAAACCCAGCTTGTTCAAGGACCACCTCTGCAGCATGACACAGGATAATGGAAGCCAATTCCAGACCGGTGGGTCTCACATCTCTTTGTCCCTAATGCCCTTCAGCACCTTCGTCTGTTGGGTTGATCCCTTTTCAGTTTTACACCCAAGTGTTCCATCCTCTTATTCCCTATGGACAATGTCTCTCCAAATAGAGAATCTCAGAATCTTTATGTGACCCGGGATACAACTCAAAGCTggctttccctctcttcttttccacAGCCTAAGCAAAGGTGGCTCATTGTGAACACCAAAGCTGTCCCGACATTGATTCATGTGAGCAAATAGTTGAAGGGAGTTTATGGCTCTGCTTAAAATATCTTCATATCTAGAAAAAAGACTTCCAACCATAAGGCCACTGAGCGCTTACACATTAGAAACAAATCATGACCATCGttataagcatttttaaattttttcctttaattctttttatttttttaattgaagtataattgattttacaatatcgtgttagtttcagttgtacagcacgattcaatttaatatatatttctatatgttatatatatatttttttcttcttcagattctcttcccttaaaggttattacaaaatattgagtatcgTTCCCTACCATTATAAGATTTAAGTCATTCAGTCTTCCGTAAAGAACATCAGATagtcacagagaaaaaaaggCCCATAATTACAAAAGTGGTTTCATATATGGCTTTCACCTTAGGCTGGGCAGAGCAGCTAAATTTACCACATAGCAAAATTTTGCCCAGTTACAAAGATCTAGAGTGGTCCTTGACATCAGAACTTCGACGATTTTGACCTGATACGTTTGGTTTCATCCCATTTCAAACTTGCTAGCATCTTTCCATTTCGGTGAGGTCTTTCATCAAGGCTCCACTGAGAGCGTCCCAAAATAGACTCCAATCTAAATTTGCCTCACATGGCTCACACCGCCTGGACTCAAATGCAGAGGCCCAACCTCACAAAGCCAGTGCCTCTCCAAGCCTCTGTCTCCTTGTGTCTGAAGGAGAGATAACCACAGCGCCTCAGTCAGAAAGGATGGGGGGATTCACAAACTACTACGCCCAAAAAGCACAGCTGCCACATCAGAGAGGCAGCGAACCCTCTACAAATGTTAGCAATCATTATTACTGTGGTTGTTACTCCTATAAGAGGATAATAAAAGGGCAGTTCTAGAACCGGTCAGAAGCCTGGAACCACAGCCTGGTGGTGCCCGATGCATTACATTTTGATTTTGCTAACAGCTATTTTGTCAGGCAGGTGTGACAATTAACAATGATTTAGTGCCTTGGGCCCTGGAATACCCTTACCTAACATGACCGTTCTACAGATGGTCCCTAGGTAAAGTGCTcgatttacaaataagaaaaaaaaatgcattccttACGACTTCCGAATTCATCACTAACTTGGATTACAGAGAGAATACTTGTAGCCAAACAAGTTTACCCAAGATTTTACCAAGACACGGGCCAGGAGACCACTTACTAAGGTTTGCAACTATTTTTAACATTCATTGACGTCACAAAGAGCAGATCCCCTTTACAAAACTGGCACATAACCCCAAACAAAGCTCAGTATtttcatcaaaattatttttaacagccaCCAGGGAATTAATCTTAAAATTCTGGTTTTGGAACCATCCGAGTTACACCTGTTTCTCTCCCCTAGCCTAATGGCTCTCAACGTACAGCCCTGGAAGCAGcaacatcaccatcacctggGGAAGTTGGGAATGCAAAAATCTCAGACCCCACCACGCACCTACCAATGAGAAACTCGGTTGGGGTCCCGCCATCTATCTGaacaagcccccccccccccccaggagtCTGGGATGTAGTCTCAAGTCTGAGAACTGCTGCCAAAAGGCTATTCACATGTGGCCTGGGACATCACTTCAGGCAgctcttttccttaaaaactatctggcatttttctgttccttaaaaACCTGCTATAGGATGATGTCAACTGctcctttctatttttaattcctcATGATGAGGCTGAGGATGATTCATTCAGCACCTTATGTGATCACTTAAATAAGTAAggctccttctctcccacccctaATGGAAGGTGACTGATGCCTGTTAGTTCTGATGTAATTATAGGAACAATTCAGTAACAAAAGCCTGTCCTTTATCAACCTCCGCGAAAGCTGTAACAGAGAGTTATAATTATAATGCTCCATTCTTTTCCACAATGTGTGCATAATAATGTATCCTTTGAAACTAATCATACTGCATGTCATAACAAGGAAACACAGAACCCGGGATCAAATTTAGTTTATTGCAAATAGAGATCAAAACTGCAAGTGTTTGGGGAAACCTTTTCAACTCACAGGAAACAAGTATGCATTAACCATCTGGCTTGGTCTCATTTATCTAAGTGAAACATGAAAAAAGAACGTTGATTTGGATGCTTTCCGTGGGTCTCAAGGCGACCTCACAATACAGAATGTGTCTTATCACCAGACACCACCCATCATCTAACTAATTATCAAAGTGGGAAGCATTAAGGGGCATttcctaaataataaataacCCTTCTCTATACCTTTAATTTGTTGAAGCGTGTGTTAATTCGAAGTTAATTTCATACCGCTGTGAGGTATCCTGATGAATTGTGACTACCAACCGTATTAttaatttccctttcctttttgatTAATTTCACACTTAGGCTGGGTAAGAAAGGCAAGATTAATGATGTCTGGAAGACAACGTTTGGTTCTTGTAAGATACTAAATCAACCTCAAGTGTTGAAGTAAACAGAGAAGCCAGATAAGGAAATGATAATGGAATCATCTCCAGGAGGGGGTCCAAGGTGCCATGCAAATAAATGCCCAGAACCCCAGAGAGTGTTTAAGCTGTACACTCCAGTTAATACTctgctgggaggggaggagaatgaAAGTTGGAACTCTGAAGATTGCAAGACACGCTGATAGACTTGTGCCCTTACCAGTGACTGCAGCGACGGGTTTATTTATCACACTAGAGTTCTCAGTTTGGCAAGGGTCCCTCTGTGTACTACTTAGCCTCTTCACAGCCTTCTTGCCTTCTCCCCACTCTCTCTGTGACAGTCTCTGGACGCCTAGCTCAACGTGTGAAGAGACAGATCTCCTTCAtcaaag
Coding sequences within:
- the LOC116757194 gene encoding LOW QUALITY PROTEIN: glycine cleavage system H protein, mitochondrial-like (The sequence of the model RefSeq protein was modified relative to this genomic sequence to represent the inferred CDS: inserted 2 bases in 1 codon; deleted 1 base in 1 codon), coding for MAPRVARSVRAAVCSLRAVSAPNVPCPPRPWGLRAGAVRALRTGPALLSGRKFTDQHEWVTAENGVGTVGISNFAQEALGDVVYCSLPEVGTKLNKXEEFGVLESVKAASELYSPLSGELTEINEALAENPGLVNRSCYEDGWLIKMTLSNSSELDELMSEEAYEKYVKSIEE